From a single Capsicum annuum cultivar UCD-10X-F1 chromosome 12, UCD10Xv1.1, whole genome shotgun sequence genomic region:
- the LOC107850732 gene encoding putative late blight resistance protein homolog R1B-23: MSSDHYLSSKSRLFERLELRYGVLKSIDIVNYFMLEFKFLDIFLVLQRFTDEQHNMLDVIQKAQALFQDALMNFSESHLAECFDFRIFMVHNKILLTKLEIRAKYSFPKISSLPLNSDNNDGTSIPKFVTGFIDIVVENLGDLMKRGNNHLHHVLRELKLLKNFSCFVSERFVDHQSQHYVNFFTHVLAVAGHASMLAWLNFSGRGYEGQDVALSDMNVLLFLQMKFKPVQQCVRKIYVDVLQSLKLSIQSGWYPNVQSKNAVDSVSSFVVTILRDLVDFSTNSNSSEKVSLKDHLEILRKMINFLRATIMRVMIQDLEFRQDIDTVVIDVGLLIYSLYEEVWEKEDIALRELNPSLVLDLMGNIQCINTAIYVTIRKGFQFTLPRIHGLGYVDFLLNNLKEFQTSHSDSLASVANPLQIIQMQLEGLQPFLEAIAEERHKDIDQIQHWATQLFDKAYEVEYLVDACISKKGPIWCIKRWVLDVMKEITLIKDEAAEIHEMKMVGGAVNAVTAHKSSNLVRSSRMNEEIIGFEDVIEKLRDQLIKGTKGRDVISIIGMPGLGKTTLAYRLYYDWSVSSHFDIRAQCCVSQLYSRKELLMAILRDAINEKFESSEKQPDELAYQLHRTLFSRRYLILVDDVWETSVWDDLVGCFRDANNGSRIILTTRNLDVANYTRFYSDPLQLRMFNEDESWELLRKKVFGEESCPPLLTEVGQQIAKKCGQLPLSVVLVAGILSELEKEEECWERFANNLGPHIHKDSRAIIEQSYQILPYHLRSCFLYFGAFPEDSVVHVSTLAQLWISQGFVKSCEGKILEDIAEGYLENLIGRNLVMGIKRNSQGKIKTCCLHDLLHDFCKERSEEENFIRWIKWNENASPSSCFDRQKQLAHHISISPYKYPIGDWSSCWSHVGSVYFFDWNYWRALQGVLLFKIYNFKFLKVLNMRDVLVHDFPTDLVYLRFFAARVHFRHDTSIKHNCWKLEVLTLLNSDNATRMSLPIRVEKMVKLRHLTITNCCFARKLLENSVKLYDLQTLIGPYFYCVKDVELILRKTPNLRILRFRIEGVDNFRHRVLNIPTWIEKVRIHRERAPRDYVSKIIPFSISAPSLRSLTLCDFYLHHQHLSEIASLQNLQTLGLQEIGFENEEWKVSNGEFLQLRTLKLQDIKCIKEWRCVNDDAFPQLERLVLHYCQNLKEIPSCFKDISCLLSIKVRRCNESVVKSARAIQETQVEDYQNSGFQVFIDDD; encoded by the exons ATGTCTTCTGACCATTATCTGTCATCAAAGAGTCGTCTTTTTGAACGTTTGGAACTTCGTTATGGTGTTTTAAAATCGATAGATATAGTGAACTACTTTATGCTGGAATTCAAATTCCTAGATATTTTTCTCGTCTTGCAGAGGTTCACAGATGAACAACACAACATGCTAGATGTCATTCAGAAAGCCCAAGCTCTATTTCAAGATGCTCTAATGAACTTCTCTGAATCACACCTAGCTGAGTGCTTCGACTTTCGTATCTTTATGGTACATAACAAGATTTTGTTAACTAAGCTGGAAATTAGAGCCAAATACtcctttcctaaaatatcatctTTGCCACTAAATTCAGACAACAACGATGGTACTTCTATTCCCAAATTTGTAACGGGATTCATAGATATCGTGGTGGAGAATCTCGGTGATCTTATGAAGCGTGGTAATAATCATTTACATCATGTTCTCAGGGAACTGAAATTGCTGAAAAATTTCTCATGCTTTGTTTCAGAGAGGTTCGTAGATCATCAGAGCCAACATTATGTTAATTTCTTCACTCATGTTTTAGCAGTGGCTGGCCATGCGTCAATGCTTGCCTGGTTGAATTTTTCAGGCCGTGGCTACGAAGGTCAAGATGTGGCTCTAAGTGATATGAATGTTTTGCTTTTCTTGCAAATGAAATTCAAGCCCGTTCAGCAATGCGTCCGCAAGATCTATGTTGATGTCTTGCAATCTTTAAAGTTGTCGATACAATCAGGATGGTATCCCAACGTCCAAAGTAAGAATGCAGTTGACAGTGTATCCAGTTTTGTGGTTACTATCCTACGCGATTTAGTAGATTTTTCAACTAATAGTAACTCCAGTGAGAAAGTTTCTTTGAAGGATCACTTGGAAATACTTCGGAAGATGATCAACTTCTTGAGAGCCACCATCATGCGTGTGATGATACAAGATCTTGAATTTCGTCAAGATATTGACACTGTGGTTATTGATGTTGGACTTCTGATTTACTCTTTATATGAAGAAGTGTGGGAGAAGGAAGACATAGCATTGAGAGAATTGAACCCTTCACTTGTTCTTGATTTGATGGGAAACATTCAATGTATCAACACAGCAATCTATGTCACTATCCGGAAGGGATTTCAATTTACTTTGCCAAGGATTCATGGATTAGGTTATGTTGATTTCCTTTTAAACAACTTGAAGGAGTTCCAAACCAGCCATTCAGACTCACTAGCTTCTGTCGCAAACCCACTTCAAATAATTCAGATGCAACTTGAGGGCTTGCAACCTTTTCTAGAGGCTATTGCAGAAGAGCGGCACAAAGACATCGACCAAATTCAACATTGGGCAACACAACTGTTTGACAAAGCATATGAGGTGGAATACTTAGTTGATGCTTGTATTAGCAAAAAAGGTCCTATATGGTGCATCAAACGTTGGGTCTTGGATGTCATGAAGGAGATTACTCTTATCAAAGATGAGGCAGCAGAGATTCATGAAATGAAAATGGTTGGCGGTGCAGTGAACGCTGTCACAGCtcataagtcatcaaatttggtAAGGTCTTCAAGgatgaatgaagaaataattggTTTTGAGGATGTCATAGAAAAGTTAAGAGACCAACTAATAAAAGGCACCAAAGGACGAGATGTTATCTCGATTATCGGTATGCCAGGTCTAGGCAAGACGACGTTGGCCTACAGACTCTACTATGACTGGTCAGTCTCTTCTCACTTTGACATTCGTGCACAGTGTTGTGTGTCTCAATTATATTCACGTAAGGAGTTGTTAATGGCGATTTTACGTGATGCTATCAATGAGAAATTTGAGAGTAGCGAAAAACAACCTGATGAATTAGCTTATCAGCTTCACAGAACTTTATTTTCGAGAAGATATCTTATCCTTGTCGATGATGTGTGGGAAACTAGTGTGTGGGATGATCTGGTAGGTTGTTTCAGAGATGCCAATAATGGAAGTAGAATCATCCTAACAACCCGAAATCTTGATGTAGCCAATTACACTAGATTTTATAGTGATCCCCTTCAACTTCGTATGTTTAACGAGGATGAAAGTTGGGAGTTACTCCGGAAAAAGGTGTTTGGTGAAGAAAGTTGCCCCCCTCTCCTAACAGAAGTTGGACAACAAATAGCAAAAAAGTGTGGTCAACTGCctctttcagttgttttggtgGCTGGTATTCTGTCTGAGTTGGAGAAGGAAGAAGAATGTTGGGAACGATTTGCCAACAATTTAGGTCCCCACATTCACAAAGACTCGAGGGCCATTATAGAACAAAGTTATCAGATTTTACCCTATCATCTCAGGTCTTGCTTTCTTTACTTTGGAGCATTTCCAGAGGACAGTGTAGTTCATGTTTCAACATTAGCACAGTTGTGGATCTCCCAAGGATTTGTTAAAAGTTGTGAAGGAAAGATCTTGGAGGATATAGCAGAAGGCTATTTGGAGAATCTTATTGGAAGAAATCTAGTGATGGGAATCAAGAGGAATTCTCAAGGTAAGATCAAAACATGTTGCCTTCATGACCTATTGCATGATTTCTGCAAGGAAAGATCAGAGGAAGAGAATTTTATCCGATGGATAAAGTG GAATGAAAATGCCAGTCCATCTTCCTGTTTTGATCGTCAGAAGCAACTTGCTCATCACATATCCATTTCTCCATACAAGTATCCTATTGGAGATTGGAGCTCATGTTGGTCACATGTTGGCTCTGTATATTTTTTTGATTGGAACTATTGGCGTGCCCTTCAAGGTGTCCTCCTCTTCAAGATTTACAACTTCAAGTTTCTTAAAGTGTTGAATATGAGGGATGTTTTAGTACATGATTTTCCTACTGATCTAGTTTACTTGAGGTTTTTTGCTGCAAGAGTTCACTTCCGACATGATACTTCAATCAAACACAATTGTTGGAAACTTGAAGTTCTGACGTTACTGAATAGTGATAATGCGACAAGAATGTCACTACCCATTAGAGTCGAGAAGATGGTTAAACTGAGACATCTGACTATCACCAATTGTTGCTTCGCAAGAAAATTACTTGAGAACTCCGTTAAGCTTTATGATCTGCAAACTCTCATCGGTCCATATTTTTATTGTGTCAAGGATGTGgagttgattttgagaaaaacacCTAATCTACGGATACTGAGGTTTAGAATTGAGGGTGTTGACAACTTTCGGCACAGAGTACTGAACATTCCAACATGGATTGAAAAGGTACGCATTCATCGTGAAAGAGCTCCTCGTGACTATGTCTCTAAAATCATCCCCTTTTCCATCTCCGCACCAAGTCTCAGAAGCTTGACACTATGCGACTTTTACCTGCATCACCAGCACTTATCAGAAATTGCTTCACTTCAGAACCTTCAGACACTTGGTCTACAAGAAATTGGCTTTGAGAACGAGGAATGGAAAGTGAGCAATGgcgagttccttcaactcagaaCGTTGAAACTACAAGATATAAAGTGCATTAAAGAATGGAGATGTGTCAATGACGATGCATTTCCCCAACTTGAACGATTGGTTTTGCATTACTGTCAAAATCTTAAGGAGATCCCTTCTTGTTTCAAAGACATCTCTTGTCTATTGTCCATTAAGGTAAGGCGTTGCAACGAATCTGTCGTCAAATCAGCCAGAGCTATCCAAGAAACACAAGTTGAAGACTATCAGAATTCTGGCTTCCAGGTCTTTATCGATGATGATTGA
- the LOC107851572 gene encoding late blight resistance protein R1-A yields the protein MMSSNHNYLSSKSRLFEHLQQLEDIRYFPETSRDTVEFVKQEFKFLDFFLSLQSFTDEPDMLDVTQKVRDLFQDTVVHFSELRLTEYFDFCIFMVQNKIWLIKMEIRSKYSFPKISSLPNLANIAIPKFAKEFMDIVVGNLRDLVNLGYCHSLLDVPETKKHVDRVVRELKSLQNFVCFVSERFIVPDQSQHHVNFFAHALSVASHASMLVWLYLSGHGYEDQDVALGEINVLLFLQMKFRPIQPSIREIYISVLRVLKSTIQSGGWCPNIQHEHANDVEANFLETVIHNLVELPTNSNASQRVALKDHLPILQEMLNLLRANTICVPIQDLELLRQDIDTVIDVGLFVFSLYHGEDEKEVMAPGEVNPTQALDLSGNLKRIISTMIRLTIRKAFQSNLPRIHGLGYVDFFLNNLKELQRRHSDSLDYVRNQLQIIQKEFESLQPFLESVTEEGHNDLDKIHRCATQLIGKAYEVEYIVDACISKEAHVLCLKHCLLDIMEEITLLRDEVADIHEKEMVGDVKNSTVTAHASSSLTQSLRMDEEIVGFKDVTKKLKDQLINGTKGRDVITIAGMPGLGKTTLAYSLYSDRLVASHFDRCAQYCVSQVYSRKDLLLAVLHDVMGENPQREFKRADELADELRKALFSKRYLILIDDVWETSVWDDLVGCFQDANNGSRVILTTRNHEVANYARFHSDPLLLRMFNDDESLELLRKKVFGEESFPPLLTNIGKQIAKRCGGLPLSVSLVAGILLKMEKKEECWEQVANNIGPYIHNDSRAILEHSFRVLPYHMRSCFLYFGSFLEDSVIPISKLTRLWISEGFVKSCNGKSLEDIAEGYLENLIGRNLVMGTKRSSRGKIKACRIHDLLHDFCKERAKEQNLFVWINRDQQNVNPSSLAYHQKKLAHRLSIYGERYCIGEPSLSWSHVGSIVLHKDVDAEISLDPISLNFHSFKFLKVLDLEFTRIDSFPSGLVYLRYFAAKTKESSMSSFVANHQHLETLIVFNYGNEMSLSVTMWEMVKLRYLLISYCSTTTLIENTRELFDDSKELYDLKTFSNPKFSCVQDADLILRKTPNLQKLRCIFHGVDYFKYHVLHFPSQLETLKIRHKSAVHVKAIPFCISAPNLKNLTLEFFFLHHKRLSEIASLQNLEVLKLNRIDFEDMEWEVRDGEFPRLKVLKLEGIFCFKEWIVADDAFPELERLILRDCEYLQDIPSSFAELSSLKWIEVKGCNKSVENSTRDIWVTKVEDYQISDFDAFVHKTAEKKSRSRATGTGTIPWQIEARAIRAKYLKY from the exons ATGATGTCTTCTAACCATAATTATCTGTCTTCAAAGAGTCGTCTTTTTGAGCATCTCCAGCAACTTGAAGATATTCGATACTTCCCTGAAACTTCAAGAGATACAGTCGAGTTCGTTAAACAGGAATTCAAATTCCTAGATTTTTTCCTCAGCTTGCAGAGCTTCACAGATGAACCTGACATGCTAGATGTTACTCAGAAAGTCCGCGACCTGTTTCAGGATACTGTTGTTCACTTTTCTGAGTTACGTCTGACTGAGTACTTTGATTTTTGTATCTTTATGGTGCAAAACAAGATTTGGTTGATTAAGATGGAAATTAGATCCAAATACTCCTTTCCTAAGATATCATCATTACCAAATTTAGCCAATATTGCTATTCCCAAATTTGCAAAGGAATTCATGGATATTGTGGTGGGGAATCTTCGTGATCTAGTTAATCTTGGTTATTGCCATTCACTTCTTGATGTTCCGGAAACCAAGAAACACGTAGACCGTGTTGTCAGGGAATTGAAATCGCTGCAGAATTTCGTCTGCTTTGTTTCAGAGAGGTTCATAGTGCCTGATCAGAGCCAACATCATGTTAATTTCTTCGCTCATGCTTTATCTGTGGCCAGCCACGCGTCAATGCTTGTCTGGTTGTATCTTTCAGGCCACGGCTATGAAGATCAAGATGTGGCTTTAGGTGAAATCAATGTCCTACTTTTCTTGCAAATGAAATTTAGGCCAATTCAGCCGAGCATCCGCGAGATCTACATTTCAGTCCTGCGAGTTTTAAAGTCGACAATACAATCAGGAGGATGGTGTCCCAACATCCAACATGAGCATGCAAATGACGTTGAAGCCAACTTTTTGGAAACTGTCATACACAATTTGGTGGAGCTGCCAACTAATAGTAACGCAAGTCAGAGAGTTGCTCTGAAAGATCACTTGCCAATCCTTCAAGAGATGCTCAACCTCTTGAGAGCCAACACCATCTGTGTGCCAATACAAGATCTTGAACTTCTTCGTCAAGATATTGACACTGTCATTGATGTTGGGCTTTTTGTTTTCTCATTATATCATGGCGAGGATGAGAAGGAAGTCATGGCACCGGGAGAAGTGAATCCAACACAAGCTCTAGATTTGTCGGGCAACCTAAAACGTATAATTAGCACAATGATCAGACTAACCATTCGGAAGGCGTTCCAATCCAACTTGCCAAGGATTCACGGGCTAGGCTATGTTGACTTCTTTTTAAACAACCTGAAGGAGCTCCAACGACGCCATTCAGATTCACTAGATTATGTCAGGAACCAACTTCAAATAATTCAGAAGGAATTTGAGAGCTTGCAACCTTTTCTAGAATCTGTTACAGAAGAGGGACACAATGACCTCGACAAAATTCACCGTTGTGCTACACAATTGATTGGAAAAGCATACGAGGTAGAATACATAGTTGATGCTTGTATAAGCAAAGAAGCTCATGTCTTGTGCCTCAAGCATTGTCTCTTGGATATCATGGAGGAGATCACTCTTCTTCGAGATGAGGTAGCAGATATTCATGAAAAGGAAATGGTTGGAGATGTGAAGAACAGTACTGTCACAGCTCACGCGTCATCAAGTTTGACACAGTCTCTAAGGATGGATGAAGAAATTGTAGGTTTCAAGGATGTCACAAAAAAGTTAAAAGACCAACTAATAAATGGAACGAAAGGGCGAGATGTTATCACAATTGCTGGTATGCCGGGTCTAGGCAAGACAACTCTGGCCTATAGTCTCTACTCTGACAGGTTAGTTGCTTCTCACTTTGATAGATGTGCACAGTATTGTGTGTCTCAAGTATATTCACGTAAGGACTTACTATTGGCCGTACTACATGATGTCATGGGTGAGAACCCACAACGTGAATTTAAGCGTGCTGATGAATTAGCTGATGAGCTTCGCAAAGCTTTATTCTCCAAAAGATATCTCATCCTTATTGATGACGTTTGGGAAACTAGTGTGTGGGATGATCTAGTTGGTTGTTTTCAAGATGCTAATAATGGAAGTAGAGTCATTCTAACAACACGAAATCATGAAGTTGCCAATTATGCTAGATTTCACAGTGATCCCCTTTTGCTTCGGATGTTTAACGATGATGAAAGTTTGGAGTTACTTCGAAAGAAGGTGTTTGGGGAAGAAAGTTTCCCCCCTCTCCTAACGAATATCGGGAAACAAATAGCAAAACGGTGTGGTGGGTTGCCTCTGTCAGTTTCTTTGGTGGCTGGTATTCTCCTAAAGatggagaagaaagaagaatgttGGGAACAAGTGGCGAACAATATAGGTCCTTACATTCACAATGACTCTAGGGCCATTCTAGAACATAGTTTTCGTGTTCTACCTTATCATATGAGGTCTTGCTTTCTTTACTTTGGATCATTTTTAGAGGATAGTGTGATTCCTATTTCAAAGTTAACACGGTTGTGGATCTCCGAGGGATTTGTAAAAAGTTGCAACGGCAAGAGCTTGGAGGATATAGCAGAAGGTTATTTGGAGAATCTTATTGGAAGAAATCTAGTGATGGGAACGAAGAGGAGTTCTCGAGGTAAGATCAAAGCATGTCGCATTCATGACCTATTGCATGATTTCTGCAAGGAGAGAGCAAAGGAACAGAATCTTTTCGTATGGATAAACCG GGATCAACAAAATGTCAATCCTTCTTCCCTTGCTTACCATCAAAAGAAGCTTGCTCATCGCTTATCAATTTATGGTGAACGGTATTGTATTGGAGAACCAAGCTTGTCTTGGTCACATGTTGGCTCCATAGTTTTGCATAAAGATGTCGATGCAGAAATATCACTTGACCCCATCTCCCTCAATTTTCACAGCTTCAAATTCCTCAAAGTGTTGGATTTAGAGTTCACAAGAATTGATTCTTTCCCATCTGGTCTAGTTTACTTGAGGTATTTCGCTGCAAAAACTAAAGAGTCCTCGATGTCATCATTCGTAGCCAATCACCAGCACCTTGAAACATTGATAGTATTCAATTATGGAAACGAAATGTCACTATCCGTTACAATGTGGGAGATGGTTAAACTGAGATACCTGCTTATTTCCTATTGCAGCACCACTACTTTGATAGAAAATACCAGAGAATTATTTGACGACTCCAAAGAGCTTTATGATCTGAAAACTTTTTCCAACCCAAAATTTTCTTGTGTCCAGGATGCGgatttgattttgagaaaaacacCTAATCTTCAGAAATTGAGATGCATATTCCATGGTGTCGACTACTTTAAGTACCATGTATTGCACTTTCCATCACAGCTTGAAACGCTGAAGATTCGTCATAAATCAGCAGTTCATGTTAAAGCCATTCCCTTTTGCATATCCGCTCCAAATCTCAAAAACTTAACACTAGAGTTCTTTTTCCTGCATCATAAGCGCTTATCAGAAATTGCTTCGCTTCAGAACCTTGAAGTACTCAAACTGAATCGCATTGACTTTGAAGATATGGAATGGGAAGTGAGAGATGGAGAGTTCCCTCGCCTCAAAGTCTTGAAACTTGAGGGAATATTTTGCTTTAAGGAATGGATTGTCGCGGATGATGCCTTTCCTGAACTTGAACGCTTGATTTTGCGTGATTGCGAATATCTCCAGGATATCCCTTCTTCGTTTGCAGAATTATCATCTCTAAAGTGGATTGAAGTAAAGGGTTGCAATAAATCTGTTGAAAACTCAACAAGGGATATTTGGGTAACAAAAGTTGAAGACTATCAGATTTCTGATTTCGATGCCTTTGTCCACAAGACAGCAGAAAAAAAATCCAG GTCGAGAGCTACAGGAACCGGAACTATTCCCTGGCAGATTGAAGCAAGAGCCATCAGAGCCAAATATCTCAAGTACTAA